The nucleotide window TCCCTATTTTCTTTACATATTTACTATTCAATTCCACACGCATCCTGATTTTCattaagaaaattcaaaataattcaaaGGAAGATCAGTTGAATCGGACCCTAGCTACGTAAATCTACCCTTGTTCCTATCCTTCCGAGCTATATCCTATTTTCTTTTACATATTTACTATTCAATTCCACACACGTCCTGATTTTCATTaagacaattcaaaataattcaaaGGATGATCAGTTGAATCGGACCCTAGCTACCTAACTCCACCCTTGTTCCTATCCTTACGAGCTATATAGATCGAAGGATGGTTAAGTAAATACCTTTAGTCTGAATATTATATTTCGTATAGAGAAAATTGTATTGCATATATAgattaaaaattacaaattttcatatatacatattaaatTTTAACACATTTGACAAAATTTCTAGTTTCGCTAGGTCTCACTCCACTTCCCCGAAACAACAATCccgaattttatttattatcaattgtgtatattatttattactccctccattccgtattaattgaatttttgaggcattttccatttttcaaattaacttaattgttcagttttcaagactacttttagagtgttcttccaattttacccttcatttggattttcaatgtgatgacttcaataaatttgacaataattaataaggtaaaaatagaaaactatgtttaatttatgtcttaatctacttttcttaaagtgTGTAAAACaccttaaattttttaattaatatagaatGGAGGGAATAACATTTAGAGAAGACATTATAATTAGaccatttttattcttattttatgtgGGATTTCTTTAAGATATGTATATTGAAGGCACATAATATTAAATGCAAGTTATGTAACTTTTTGGCTTTAAAAGAGATCAAGTTATTAAAGTAATCAAATTGTCATCCATCATTAAATCCCCATTATTTCTGTGTTTCTTAAAATATGATCAAAATTTCAGAGACACATCTTAACTAAATTAaggttttattattttctcgaattcatttttaaaaatttgtataCCTTTTGGCTTACATGGCACACTCTGTGACCTCACGTGGTTGAGGTGCGTGAGAGATATTTAAATGCCACATAAgtcaaaaaggtgtacaaaattacaaaaaaaattggttcaGGGGTAATAAGACCTTtttttagttaaggtgtgtccgAAATTTCAATCATAGTCTAAGAGATATTTATACCTTATCCcatatatatttgataatttcgattattttttttggcagATGAGCAATTACTCTTCTATGGATGGAATCCTGTACTGCAAGACTCATTTCGAACAACTATTTAAGGAATCGGGAAATTTTAGCAAGAATTTTCAGAATCGTAAGACAtcctaattttttaaattaatttttattaagcctcttttatcttaatttttacTAATAATCTACATTGTTCGTAATTATTAACATTTCAGCAGCCAAGTCTGAGAGGCAAAATTCATTGGTATGTTCACAACTACACATTTCAAAAACCAtatgtttttcttaaaaaaataaatttgtttctCGAATATTTTTAGctaacaattaattatatattttgtgcAGACAAGAGCTCCAAGCAAACTTTCAGCTATGTTCTCTGGAACCCAAGATAAATGTGCTGCTTGTGACAAAACTGTTTACCCACTTGAAAAGGTACAAATATTAaaccattaattaattttttttttaaaaaggtttaTTCATGATCAATTAATCTCAATTCATTCACAATTCGAAAATCTCCGAATCTATACTAATTTTCAACTCCTCAAAGTATTTCATCAACCAACCTTCAACTTATCAcaacttttttcctttattcGAACTAATTGAACCGACTATATATGCTTTGCTTACACAAGTAGAGTTTATGGTTTTAAtgaatgaatttaaattatatatactcGATGGTATGAAAATTTTTTGCAATATACAAAGCTATAATATATCTGATTATAGCGTATATATATACGGTGGAGTTAATCATTAATTCTTACGTTAACATAATTGTAAACATTACATTTTCTTAGAATGTGACCCTTCCTCATACCTCCCTTGtgaatatgaaatattttgtgaATCGAATTGTTCTTTCTATAAAATGTTATTGCTATGTTTCCTGATTAGCTAACTATTATATCCgactttttatgaaaaattaaacattATTATAAGTCAATTTATAACTTAATGCTTTCGTATATATTATCAATGCACAAAACGTAAACTCTGACTAtttcaaaattgaattataGGTGACAATGGAAGGAGAATCATTCCACAAATCATGTTTCAAGTGTGCACATGGAGGTTGTGCACTTACCCATGCAACATATGCATCCCTTGATGGAAACTTGTATTGCAAGCATCATTTTGCTCAACTCTTCATGGAAAAAGGAAATTACCAACATGTCCTCAAAGCtgcaaataacaaaaagaatagTGCTGCTGTAACACCATTAAATGATGATGAAAATAATGCTGTTGAAAATAAATCAACAGAAGAGAATAacaatgatgataataataaagaGCCTGAAAATGCAGAGGAATCACAAGAATCATANAATGAATGAATTTAAATTACATATACTCGATGGTATATAAAATTTTTGCAATATACAAGGCTATAATctatttgatttatatatatatatatatatatatatatatatatatatatatatatNAATAGGTCATTAATTCTTACGTTAATATAAATTGTCTATACTACATCTTTTTAGAACGTGACCTTTCCCATGCCCTGAAATGTAAATTAAGTAAATATAGAATACTTTGTGAATTGACTTGTCCTTTCTATAACATGTTATTGCTATGTTTAATTCCTAATTAGTTAATTACTATATTCAATTTTCTATGAAATGTTACGTATTATTATAAGTCAATTCATAACTTTATGCTCTCGTATATATTATCAATGCACAAAACGTAAACTCTAACTAtttcaaaattgaattataGGTGACAATGGAAGGAGAATCATTCCACAAATCATGTTTCAAGTGTGCACATGGAGGTTGTGCACTTACCCATGCAACATATGCATCCCTTGATGGAAACTTGTATTGCAAGCATCATTTTGCTCAACTCTTCATGGAAAAAGGAAATTACCAACATGTCCTCAAAGCtgcaaataacaaaaagaatagTGCTGCTGTAACACCATTAAATGATGATGAAAATAATGCTGTTGAAAATAAATCAACAGAAGAGAATAacaatgatgataataataaagaGCCTGAAAATGCAGAGGAATCACAAgaatcataatataaaaaaaaaagtgcccTCTCTCCCCtaagtattataaattacatttaattaaattttatcctTTAATTAATTGGATCAATTGATCCTTCTATCTATTTTGATAGCTAAAATGTTTGTGTTTatcatatattaaatttttccCATTTGTTTATGCATATATTTATCCAAGGCAGCCCCTcatatgtaattaattaaattttattgtctGGATATAATATTcctttgttaatatatatacatatacatacatttTGTGCAATGTTGTGGCAAGGGTGTATATTTTCACATTAACTATATtggagtttaatttttttatggagCTATACTTAGCgtacaaattataattatagCGTAGattatacacacacatatatatgtgtgtatatatatatatatatatatatatatatataaaagatgtTGTGTGGTAATCTgtcttatatttaatttaaagagtCTTATGTGTAGACATTTTAAAGGCTTCATATCATACTGACAAATTCAATAACAGATCAACATTTGGaatttatgaattcatgtaGCCGCCTTCTATAAATAGCATTACACTTATAATAATTGGTATTAATcagatatttataaatatttaataaactaAATTTGACTACTAGATTGATTGTAGTGATATGAATAAGATTTTTTAacctttaatattatatttcgaGTTTAAATTCTATAAAAAAGAATCTCggccaaaaatatttttttctcttaatagTTAAGTCTTAtgtgaaatttaaattatttaagccCCAATAGAAATATCATACACCCgtagaaaataaaacaaaagaaatagtTGAACTTGAATTCATCCgtggaaaagaaaaggagacaCCCCCTTTATGCCATTTATGTGAGGACtttcacttttttaaaagtcaatttgactcaattttttactaaattagATCAgatttgtttaatattttaaaattaaaatttatatatttaaaagcaacaaaaaaaactacaagTTACCTTTCTTCTCACGTCAAGACAATGAAAAAATGTACTTAAAGATATTGCTCAAATTCATATCATTTGAATTtcgaaaatataatttttatactGTCACAGATCGCACAATAAGAGATCCCATTAGTTACTTTAACTCGTTAGCTCAGTGGTGTTTCAAAATTACCGCCCACATATAATTCTTCAAAGTCAAGTAACATTAATTGATAAAAAGGAATCCTTAACCTAAAGTAATTCTAATAAAAAGTcgtattcaattttttaaaaagtaacagaagttagtttcttaaagttgttaaaaaaagtttcttagtgtttatatttataaaaatacaattgtGATggttaattaagtaatttaagaaaaaagatgattGTTATAAGTGAATAAAATTGTTATAGATTTTGATAGCTCTTACtggaaatttaaattttaagactttttgattattcaaatatatttttctcttaattacCATGTATTTTGGGTTTCCTAAATTACATAAATCttaatccttttctttttcgaAAACAAAAAACTTTCGAGTTACCAAAGTTGTAAACTTAATACGTCCATTTCCAATAAGGATTACATCATTTATAAAACTATATATTTGCGCTAAAAGTTATCAAACCATTATAGTATCATATTGTCTTTATACAACTTAATTACTAGGGTTTTAACAATATTCTTTTAGCTTGATTCATCCACTATTGTTAATTTGTTTAATATTCATCACTTAAGTATAATGATCGCTATTCATCATCGTCAACCAAAGAGATATTCAGAGAGCTATAATTTTTACC belongs to Solanum stenotomum isolate F172 chromosome 1, ASM1918654v1, whole genome shotgun sequence and includes:
- the LOC125853585 gene encoding LIM domain-containing protein PLIM2b-like isoform X2, coding for MAFTGTLDKCSACDKTVYFVDLLSADGVTYHKSCFKCSHCKGTLVMSNYSSMDGILYCKTHFEQLFKESGNFSKNFQNPKSERQNSLTRAPSKLSAMFSGTQDKCAACDKTVYPLEKVTMEGESFHKSCFKCAHGGCALTHATYASLDGNLYCKHHFAQLFMEKGNYQHVLKAANNKKNSAAVTPLNDDENNAVENKSTEENNNDDNNKEPENAEESQES
- the LOC125853585 gene encoding LIM domain-containing protein PLIM2b-like isoform X1, coding for MAFTGTLDKCSACDKTVYFVDLLSADGVTYHKSCFKCSHCKGTLVMSNYSSMDGILYCKTHFEQLFKESGNFSKNFQNPAKSERQNSLTRAPSKLSAMFSGTQDKCAACDKTVYPLEKVTMEGESFHKSCFKCAHGGCALTHATYASLDGNLYCKHHFAQLFMEKGNYQHVLKAANNKKNSAAVTPLNDDENNAVENKSTEENNNDDNNKEPENAEESQES